The following nucleotide sequence is from Trifolium pratense cultivar HEN17-A07 linkage group LG2, ARS_RC_1.1, whole genome shotgun sequence.
ccgtcagtaacgttattgacggtcctgggccgtcagtaaccATTACTGGCGAGCTAATTACAGAGGGCccaaggccgtcagtaatgcatgcattttagacgaaatttgtgcattactgagggccTTTGGCCCTCAgtaaatgcatgttttcttgtagtgcgaGTGCTCTCAACTCTCAAGACACTCTTCAAGTACTTTAAATaataagttttaaaacaaattacGAAAAATGTAAAGTTaatacatttaaaataaaaatatttaactttttaaataaataatttttttaactaaaatttttAAAGAGTGTCTGGAGCGTTAACAAgaccttaaaaataaataacattccACTTGTATATATGAATAATAAGGATTTTGATTATTTCCAATTTATCCTCATGTTTTCtctaatttttctaaattaagAGTTGATTTTCTCtcctttttattctttgtaatttatcaacccttaaattaaaaaaaaaaaaacatgagaaaaaattgaagagaatggaAATCTGAATAGTAATAGTAGTATAAGGGGTGTTAGGGTCATGCTCTCTAACACACAGCATCTCTAACACACAGCAATTACCATTAGCCATATCATTGCATTTTAATTTCCTTTTACCTGATAACCGGTAGTACAAGTTGctcaaaaacattttttattttagtattatccaaagaaatattaaaaaaagaaaagaaaaaatcttaAGAATAACGTAACCGTTAACTTACCTCGAAAACAGAAATGAAAGTGCCACACAATCCAAAGCAAAAAGACGAAAATCGTTATCCGTCTGACGCAACAGCCACGAATGGGTATTTGATTGTATGGACGCCACGTGTCATTATATCACGCAGATAGCCCCATCCCTTTCTCCTTCTTCTCTCATCACCCAAAACCTTTGAACCCCACCATATCCCCCTTCTCCTCACATTCTACTTCTATGGTCCCTCCCACACTTTAtcctactactactactactacaaactagaaaatattttttttgggtgggtatgtttggaatttggataGTAATATCCATTTTCCCCCAAATTTTggtcaatttaaaattttataaatggATTAAAAAACCAATGAATATTGATAAAGTATTATATTACTATGGTTCAAAGAGTAATGAcccaatgtaccaaaaaaataaaaaaataatgagtaatgACCCAATTAGATCCtttacattttgtgtgagtagtataaaaattaagaaataatttgatattattttttacaatggaCTATATTGACTTGTAGACAAAATGTTAAAAGACTAATTGATCATTtaatatcaatcgttagttagttaagtggtgattggcgttgaacttggtaggaggatcacggttcgatccccgcaactgtgatcgggatGAGACTGTAAGTCTGGAACTAgttgatgtcaaaactgacctTAAAATCAGATAAAACTAGtggtgaaaagtaaaaaaaaaattgatcatttaatatttcaatcatttcaaatttaatttttagaattTCATACAAGTTTTTCACTTTGGATCCAATACAATCATATGTATGAATTTAAAAGTGATTAATGtaatattaaaatattcttATTGATTTGATGGTTATGATTAattgacaatataaaatttcttaaaaagaCTCCCACATTTTTAGCCCAAATTAGTCCCTTCTGATTtcgagaaaaaataaaagagatcaATGTCCTAAAAAAATTGTCCTCAACAAAGCACTATGAGTAAATAGGTCTATCCGATTCCCTGACAACGAGTCTTGAATTCAactcatctaattttttttctttgttttagaCAAAGTGACAAATGTCACTTAAACTCATATTAACAATCGCaagattttaatttaaatttatataaaaaaaaattgctataATATCGATATTTGTCAATTATGAAACATCATAAACTTTTTTGTAATCTACTAAATAGAAATTTCATGAATTAGTAGAGTATTTGTTTCAAACACTGACCCTTACATATATAATAGGATGTCCGAGTCAATTGAGCTAAACTAACGGCTACAcgcttaactttttttttgtgtgtggtAGTCTAATGACTTTTTTTTGGAGTGTCCGAGTTTCAAACTCGGctcatgcatatataatatgatttgCCTACGAATTGTTGCTGCTAAGTGACGTAGATGCTAAACTTCCTTTTAGTTTTTGTCTAATAATCTAGTAGCTAAAAATTCCACCCGCCGCAAAATATATACAATATTCCTACCAACTAACAAAAAATCTTAAATAGCAGTATATAAGCGATGACATGTATATATCTGATGAGTTTGGTACGTACGTAGTTGATTGGGTTCAGTCAGTTACGATTCATTCATtcacttcatcatcatcatcatcatcatcatagtcATAGGTTAGAATTGGAaagttattattcattttgatTGAATCGAAGATTTTTGAGAATGGACCACAGCGCAGATGCACAACGCACAGATTTGATGACCATAACACGTTTCGTTTTGAACGAACAGTCTAAGTACCCTGAATCACGCGGTGATTTCACCATCTTGCTCAGTCACATTGTTCTTGGCTGCAAATTCGTTTGCTCTGCTGTTAACAAGGTTCTCACTCTCTACTAATTTCTCATCTCTTCTCCCAAACTTCTTTTTACTTTGGTTTTCCTTAGTTTTACTTCACATAACATGATTTTATTCGAGGCGTGTCAGACACTAAATATGAGACCTCTATCACTTCTATGAGACGAGATttagaatgtttgatgtatctgGTTCGTATTCAAAatattctatgaatctaaatagcaaactttttcttataataaagatTAGAGGGAGTAATATTGTTATCCATGATGTTTTATTTGGTTGTTAGCGTTGTAATCTTTGATATTGCGGAGAATATGattaaatatatatgatattaCGGCCACACTTATGGTTGTGGAGAGTGGAGACATTAGAAGTGGTATAAGTTGTGCTAACATTTCGAATCAATTGCACCTGCGATGTGATTGTGGCGACTACTaaatgtatgtttggtttcaattttggaGGAGTCAATATTACTATTATTGATTTTGGAGGGGGAGAATTGGTTTTTTGacgtgtttggatgttcttgaGTAAATTGATTTTGTATAAAGAATTTGATTCTATTTTGAAGACAGGATTTGTAATTTTTGACTGAAATTGTGACTTTTACAGCTTAATTTTACTGTTCAATCCACTTTTACGTAAATATATCCAAACACAAGTTATTTCACATTCAACTCACTCTTAACTATACttaattttacaaaaccaaTTTATTCAAGATCAATTTTTGTCCCTACAAAATCTTTTGTATTGCAGTTGCGGACCACAATTTAGAACTATGATCGGAAGGTCCACAGACTAATTGCAGTTGAAGAGACATCAAaaagtgttttaattttttgaataccATAGCTGCTTTATTAAAGTCAAATATGGCTGATGCAATCACAATTGATTGCAGATACACAGATATGAATAACTTGAATGTAGCAACCACACCAAATTTTCAAAGTCTTGATTGTGACATTtatgtttcaaatttcaataatgAAACTGTGATTACATCtgcaatttatatattaatctGGTGTTGATGATGATATTATATATTATGAGATTTTGTTATATGTGCAGGCTGGTCTTGCTAAGCTCATTGGACTTGCTGGAGAAACCAATGTTCAGGCAAGTTTTTCCCAAACAAACTTATGATTAAAAATGTCAGTATTTATTACAGCAGGAAAAAAGAACATGGTTGGTacatttttatcttaaaaagtgaaaataacTTTATTTGTGGTTGGATGAGGGTACACAGAAAGTGATTTTTAAAGAacttgattttataaaattgatatgattaaaattaagtTTGCATTGAAATAGTGTAtggataaatatttttactctaGAATTAAATTTGACACAGAACTTGGTGTACAATTTACAATTTAGAGCAAATACTACTTTTTCAAGATGGTTAGTCAAATGGAAGTTTGGATATAAAATCACTTTTCATTGATGATAGTAATCAAAAGTCAGTATCTTACTAAACTCAATGTTAAGAGATGAAACAGTAatgtcaaatagcggctatagaACTATAGAACTGCAGTGTAGTGGAATTTGCGATCTACAATTGACAAAACTGAGAAGAAATCAATTTGGACACTTACTTGCTAGTGAAACCAAACACACCATAACAAGTtgtgttatttataattttaaatttttctttatgtttgtttattgtttGGAGTGAAGGGTGAAGAACAGAAGAAGCTGGATGTTCTTTCCAATGAGGTGTTCTGCAAGGCTTTGATAAGCAGTGGTAGAACTGTAAGTGATTAATCATTTTGACTATGAATTGAAGAACTGAGTTTATTGGCTTTTGATGATGGTAACAATGTTTTAACAGAGCATCTTGGTCTCTGAAGAAGATGAGGATGCAATATTTGTGCAGCCTTCACTGCGTGGAAAGTTGTTCACTCTCTCTTTCTTTAGTATTGTCCATTTTTCCTATATACTCTCTTagaaggttttaaattgcagtggCGATTTTGTTGCGGTTGCATTGTAGCCATTAGGTGCTGTTGTAATCAAGATTGATTGAATTACAATATGCatctataattataattttcagGTTATCAAGAATCATATCGCGACATGATGTCCACAGTTTAAACCCTTTTATGGAGAAGTTTAACTTTGATTTTTAGGTCTGGTTAGTTAATATGAACTTCCATTTTTTATGATTCAGGTATTGTGTTGTTTTTGATCCATTGGATGGCTCCTCCAACATTGATTGTGGTGTTTCCATTGGAACTGTGTGATCACTATTCCCTACTCAATTTTTCTTGCAATTTGTTCCTATGTAGCACCGACAATTCAGACACGTGGTGACATTCACTcactttcattttttaaaattagttgAAGTGCCGATGTATCAGTGTTATGTCCCGTGTCGGTGCTTCGTATATTTGTTCTATTACTACTGCTATTAATActgtttttattgttgttattgttatgtgTACAAGAATTGATATTCCATACTAACTGGATATTGGTGGTGTCAATTGAGCTTTTTGTAGATTTTTGGGATTTATATGATGAATGATAACCATGAACCAATCATAGAAGATGTTCTGCAACCAGGGAAGAACATGTTGGCAGCTGGTTATTGCATGTATGGAAGCTCTTGCACggtataatattaataaacttGTATCCTTGTTCATTGCTCACGACTTTTTATGTCTTAATTCTGAAATTACAATGCTTAATTACTCCATGACAATTTGAGATCTATTGATTTGCAGTTTGTGATAACCACTGGCAGTGGTGTTAATGGTTTCACCCTTGACCCTTCTCTTGGCGAGTTCATCTTAACTCACCCTGATATTAAGGTATTACGCTGCTAACTTACGtatcaatattataaattatgTTATTCTCTCTTGATGTTCTCTCCCTCCCACCTGCCTATTCAGTTCTTATGAAAGTCAGGACCTTCTTAATTTTCTATGTGATGGATCAGGCATTACTGCCATACAAATTTGCTCAAGTTATTTTGAGGTGGATTCTACGATGGACCACCTTGATAGGTCCACGATAAAGGAGTACTTAAAAATCACCTGAAACTCAAACAATAATCAATGATGCTTCTTGGAAGTAAAAGTTTGTGGTCCTCCTCGTCCTTACAGCTGACACAATGGCCTGATCTGTGTTACTTCCACAAAATAAGGATAAACGAATATGTGTTGAGTTTTGAGGCATGCATgtttgtttttctgtttttgttgaACCAGCTCCGATCAAATCACTGTCTCAACTGTAAGGACAAGGAGGACTGTGAGGTTCTACATCGGTCTGTCATCGTTGGAATTTCTAACGATCTTCATGTATCGGCCCACGATGGACCACCTATTAAAGTGGTCCACCATGGAATTTTCCTTATTTGTTGACTTCTCAACTATGTGGTCCACGGCGAATGGCGGATAATATTTAATAACTACTTGTATGATTGAGTCTGAAAATGAAAGATGATTGACATGATCTGTTCTCCTTCAAGTATCAATATATGTTTGTAAAtacaagtttttctttttttatctttttctttctgGTATAGTCTTTCATGCTTAAACCCTTTACAATTAGGAATTATGTTGTACAAAGTGTCTTTAGATATCCTCAGAACTTCACCTCTTATCTCTATTCATATTTACCTATTTTTAATGTAAACTTAGTGTATTATTCATATAGAGTATAAAGACATGTATATCTACACCATTTATGTTAATGGTTTGGTGTGTTGTTCTCTGTGCAGATTCCAAAGAAAGGCAAGATTTATTCAGTGAATGAAGGGAATGCCAAGAATTGGGATGGCCCTACTGCCTCGTACGTATGAATTCAGTAATGTTATAATATTTTCAAGCACTAAAGTGCAAATATGATAATGTTGTAATCCGTTTTTTTACTTCAGTTATGTGGAGAAATGCAAATTCCCAACTGATGGTTCACCAGCAAAGTCTCTAAGATATATCGGAAGGTATTACAGATTCTATACCCTCGGAGGAgtctaattttgtttattttcctTGTTTCGATCCTCTTCATAGTTGGTTTAGTACATTTTTGGATACGCAGTGGGTTTAACACAATCACAGTGGCacaatgattttgttgaagg
It contains:
- the LOC123905809 gene encoding fructose-1,6-bisphosphatase, cytosolic translates to MDHSADAQRTDLMTITRFVLNEQSKYPESRGDFTILLSHIVLGCKFVCSAVNKAGLAKLIGLAGETNVQGEEQKKLDVLSNEVFCKALISSGRTSILVSEEDEDAIFVQPSLRGKYCVVFDPLDGSSNIDCGVSIGTIFGIYMMNDNHEPIIEDVLQPGKNMLAAGYCMYGSSCTFVITTGSGVNGFTLDPSLGEFILTHPDIKIPKKGKIYSVNEGNAKNWDGPTASYVEKCKFPTDGSPAKSLRYIGSMVADVHRTLLYGGTFLYPADKKSPNGKLRVLYEVFPMSFLMEQAGGQAFTGKERALDLVPTKLHERSPIFLGSYDDIEEIKALYAAEEGK